A stretch of the Bradyrhizobium arachidis genome encodes the following:
- the ruvB gene encoding Holliday junction branch migration DNA helicase RuvB codes for MNTPSRMVSPERRSDDVGDTAMRPQTLTDFVGQQQARKNLSVFIEAARKRGEALDHVLFVGPPGLGKTTLAQIVAKELGVGFRATSGPVIAKAGDLAALLTNLEERDVLFIDEIHRLSPAVEEVLYPAMEDFQLDLIIGEGPAARSVKIELSKFTLVGATTRAGLLTNPLRDRFGIPIRLNFYTIEELEKIVTRGARVLNVGMTADGANEIARRARGTPRIAGRLLRRVRDFASAANADQIDRKIADHALSALEVDAAGLDAMDRRYLTTIALNYGGGPVGVETMAAALSEPRDAIEDIIEPYLIQCGYLQRTPRGRLLTSHAFKHLGINEPTRDPAQFGLFGGDESDGD; via the coding sequence ATGAACACGCCCTCCCGCATGGTCTCGCCCGAGCGCCGCAGCGACGACGTCGGCGACACCGCGATGCGTCCGCAGACGCTGACCGATTTCGTCGGCCAGCAGCAGGCGCGCAAGAATCTCTCCGTGTTCATCGAGGCCGCGCGCAAGCGCGGCGAGGCGCTGGACCACGTGCTGTTCGTAGGCCCCCCCGGTCTCGGCAAGACCACGCTGGCGCAGATCGTGGCAAAAGAGCTCGGCGTCGGCTTTCGCGCGACATCAGGCCCCGTGATCGCCAAGGCCGGCGATCTCGCCGCGCTGCTGACGAACCTCGAAGAGCGCGACGTGCTGTTCATTGACGAGATCCATCGCCTGAGCCCCGCGGTCGAAGAGGTGCTCTATCCCGCGATGGAGGATTTTCAGCTCGATCTCATCATCGGCGAGGGCCCCGCGGCGCGCTCGGTGAAGATCGAGCTGTCGAAATTCACGCTCGTCGGCGCCACCACGCGCGCGGGCCTTCTCACCAATCCGCTGCGCGACCGCTTTGGCATCCCTATCAGGCTGAATTTCTACACCATCGAGGAACTGGAGAAGATCGTCACCCGCGGCGCGCGCGTGCTCAATGTCGGCATGACCGCCGATGGCGCCAACGAGATCGCGCGCCGCGCCCGCGGCACGCCGCGCATCGCCGGCCGCCTGCTGCGGCGGGTGCGCGACTTTGCCTCGGCCGCGAATGCCGACCAGATCGACCGCAAGATCGCCGATCATGCGCTCAGCGCGCTCGAGGTCGACGCCGCAGGCTTGGATGCCATGGACCGGCGCTACCTCACGACGATCGCGCTCAACTATGGCGGCGGTCCCGTCGGTGTGGAGACGATGGCGGCCGCGCTGTCCGAGCCGCGCGACGCGATCGAGGACATCATCGAGCCCTATCTGATCCAGTGCGGCTATCTCCAGCGCACCCCGCGCGGCCGTCTCTTGACGTCGCACGCCTTCAAGCATCTCGGCATCAACGAGCCGACGCGCGATCCCGCGCAGTTCGGCTTGTTCGGCGGCGACGAGAGCGACGGGGATTAG